A single region of the Glycine max cultivar Williams 82 chromosome 20, Glycine_max_v4.0, whole genome shotgun sequence genome encodes:
- the LOC106797627 gene encoding uncharacterized protein, producing MLYLECDPIPEAVENEDDLDDMLVLVSMLVLVSMLVLESREMLVSRGMLVSRGADAGEQRDGGEQRDVDAGEQRDGGGEERDVGDSEEEKEVDSDEWFTNFSCMMNEVEAEVETDGYHSEERNIPISSDDEDEDVEVYPQYSQSSGVGEQKLELGMEFGTQDQFKSALREYSILIGREFRWKKNDKQRARAKCKKAFCDWEIYCAKNEVRNSFQIKTFKHNHNCCRELNNKQANRQWVVSKLEGKLRMQPTLKCVEALEYFKQEFGVHIEVTKMWRAMKETKQLVEGNERKQYAKVFDYAHELLRSNPGSTVKINTVPSPEGPPQFQRLYICLVGCKKGFVAECRPFIGLDGCFLKSAFGGNLLSAVGLDGNNHMFVIAYAVVDIENKDNWKWFLTLLHEDLGDYIQNGWNFMSDMQKGLIPVLQELMPGAPHRFCVLHLWKNFTKQWKSKELKGIVWQCAKSTTVAEFEGHMAHLKTINCQAWEYLNK from the exons ATGTTGTACTTGGAATGTGATCCAATTCCAGAAGCTGTTGAGAATGAGGATGATTTAGATGAT ATGTTGGTGCTGGTGAGCATGTTGGTGCTGGTGAGCATGTTGGTGCTGGAGAGCAGAGAGATGCTGGTGAGCAGAGGGATGCTGGTGAGCAGAGGTGCTGATGCTGGTGAGCAAAGAGATGGTGGTGAGCAGAGGGATGTTGATGCTGGTGAGCAGAGAGATGGTGGTGGTGAAGAGAGAGATGTTGGTGATAGTGAGGAGGAAAAGGAAGTTGACAGTGATGAGTGGTTTACAAATTTCTCTTGTATGATGAATGAAGTTGAAGCTGAAGTTGAGACAGATGGTTATCATTCAGAGGAGCGTAATATCCCCATTAgtagtgatgatgaagatgaggatgttgaAGTTTATCCTCAATATAGTCAAAGTAGTGGAGTTGGTGAACAGAAGTTGGAATTAGGGATGGAGTTTGGTACTCAAGATCAATTTAAATCTGCCTTGAGGGAGTATAGCATATTGATAGGCAGGGAGTTCAGGTGGAAGAAGAATGATAAACAGAGGGCTAGAGCAAAATGCAAGAAGGCATTTTGTGATTGGGAAATCTATTGTGCAAAGAATGAAGTTAGAAACTCTTTTCAGATAAAGACATTTAAGCATAACCATAATTGCTGCAGAGAATTGAACAACAAACAAGCAAATAGACAGTGGGTGGTCAGTAAACTTGAGGGCAAACTCAGAATGCAGCCAACCCTTAAATGTGTTGAAGCTTTGGAATATTTCAAGCAAGAGTTTGGAGTGCACATTGAAGTTACAAAGATGTGGAGAGCCATGAAAGAAACAAAGCAACTAGTGGAAGGGAATGAGAGGAAACAATATGCCAAAGTATTTGATTATGCACATGAATTGTTGAGGAGCAATCCTGGATCAACAGTTAAGATCAACACAGTGCCAAGTCCTGAAGGTCCACCACAATTTCAGAGGCTATATATTTGTCTTGTTGGCTGTAAGAAGGGGTTTGTTGCTGAATGTAGACCATTCATAGGTCTAGATGGATGTTTCCTAAAGAGTGCATTTGGAGGAAACTTGCTCTCTGCTGTTGGGCTTGATGGCAATAACCACATGTTTGTTATTGCTTATGCTGTGGTGGACATTGAGAACAAAGACAATTGGAAATGGTTTTTAACTTTGTTGCATGAAGATCTTGGGGATTACATACAGAATGGGTGGAATTTCATGTCAGACATGCAAAAG GGACTTATTCCAGTTTTACAGGAACTCATGCCTGGTGCACCTCATAGATTTTGTGTCTTGCATCTTTGGAAAAATTTTACAAAGCAATGGAAAAGCAAGGAACTTAAAGGAATTGTGTGGCAATGTGCAAAATCCACTACTGTTGCTGAGTTTGAAGGCCATATGGCCCATTTGAAGACAATCAACTGCCAGGCTTGGGAGTATTTGAATAAATGA